A stretch of Rhodoferax potami DNA encodes these proteins:
- a CDS encoding DUF1993 domain-containing protein: protein MSPHFLFDASVPVFARYLGQLQGLLSKAAVHCAQQGTPEAALLQALLAPDMLPLGVQVEIAVNFVLRACAPLAGQPVPPFGEHRESLATLQARVAAAQAFLHTLQPHDFAAAAERTIHDPAGETTVALDGSTFLQQYALPNFFFHLSMVYALLRQHGLPLSKGDFDGWHVYRGQIKTL, encoded by the coding sequence ATGTCACCCCATTTTTTATTTGATGCCAGCGTGCCGGTGTTCGCCCGCTACCTCGGTCAGCTGCAAGGCTTGTTGAGCAAGGCCGCAGTGCACTGCGCACAGCAAGGTACCCCGGAGGCGGCGCTGCTGCAGGCCCTCCTGGCGCCCGACATGCTGCCACTGGGCGTGCAGGTAGAGATTGCGGTGAACTTTGTGTTGCGGGCCTGCGCCCCGCTGGCCGGCCAGCCCGTGCCGCCCTTCGGCGAACACCGTGAAAGCTTGGCCACGTTACAAGCGCGGGTGGCCGCGGCACAAGCCTTTTTGCACACCCTGCAGCCCCACGACTTTGCCGCTGCCGCTGAACGCACTATTCACGACCCGGCCGGCGAGACGACTGTGGCGCTGGATGGCAGCACCTTTTTGCAGCAGTACGCGCTACCCAACTTCTTTTTCCACCTCAGCATGGTCTACGCGCTGCTGCGCCAGCACGGCCTGCCACTCAGCAAAGGCGACTTTGATGGCTGGCATGTGTACCGGGGCCAGATCAAAACGCTATAA
- a CDS encoding transposase, which translates to MLKDSDTPRYAVRRTKRTYSADTKAALLAACRAPGASIAAVASAHSMNANVLHRWLKEQAQPDAHAEALPSEPIDMPAFIPVPLLTQTAEPVERTIRVEVRKGSLSMTVTWPMSAAHEFAGWSGALLK; encoded by the coding sequence ATGCTCAAAGACTCAGACACCCCGAGGTACGCCGTGCGCCGTACCAAGCGAACCTATTCAGCAGATACCAAAGCCGCGTTGCTTGCCGCGTGCAGGGCGCCGGGCGCGTCCATCGCAGCGGTCGCCAGCGCGCATAGCATGAACGCCAATGTGTTGCACCGCTGGCTGAAGGAGCAAGCACAGCCGGACGCTCACGCCGAAGCCCTTCCGTCAGAGCCGATAGACATGCCAGCATTTATCCCGGTGCCCCTGCTCACGCAAACGGCAGAGCCCGTGGAGCGCACGATTCGTGTGGAGGTCCGCAAAGGTAGTTTGAGCATGACCGTCACTTGGCCCATGTCTGCTGCCCATGAATTTGCCGGCTGGTCGGGCGCCCTTCTCAAGTGA
- the tnpB gene encoding IS66 family insertion sequence element accessory protein TnpB (TnpB, as the term is used for proteins encoded by IS66 family insertion elements, is considered an accessory protein, since TnpC, encoded by a neighboring gene, is a DDE family transposase.) — protein sequence MIRIDFAWLAVQPLDMRAGTDTALGRVVQVFGAAHPHHAYLFANSRANRMKVLVHDGIGIWLAARRLHQGKFVWPTPGVGRHQQLSNEQLQALVLGLPWQRIGSAGIITVV from the coding sequence GTGATCCGCATCGACTTCGCCTGGTTGGCAGTCCAACCACTGGACATGCGTGCGGGTACGGATACGGCGCTGGGGCGAGTCGTGCAGGTGTTTGGCGCTGCCCACCCGCACCATGCCTACCTATTTGCGAACAGCCGTGCCAACCGCATGAAGGTTCTGGTACATGACGGCATTGGCATCTGGCTGGCCGCGCGTCGGCTCCATCAAGGCAAATTTGTCTGGCCCACACCGGGCGTCGGTCGGCACCAGCAACTCAGCAATGAACAGCTCCAAGCGCTGGTATTGGGACTTCCCTGGCAGCGCATTGGAAGCGCAGGAATCATCACCGTCGTCTGA
- the tnpC gene encoding IS66 family transposase, with product MVFTPDSLQQMSAYDVCNLVSGLMEKVSTQSKELLYRQSKIDQLTHEMATLKRLQFGRSREQLDATQTSLLDEACDEDLAAIEQELKNLTPTPKPDKDHRSKPKRAALPDHLPRVEIHHEPDSTTCTCGCQLKRIGQDVAQKLDYTPGVFTVELHVRGKWACGQCETLIQAPVPAQVIDKGIPTAGLLAQVLVAKYADHLPLYRQEKIFGRAGLEIACSTLGAWVGMCGVQLQPLVDALKETVLSHAVVHADETPIPMLKPGNKKTHKAYLWAYAPGAFEQIHAVVYDFCETRAGQNARTFLGKSDDDDRGWRGSLVCDDYGGYKSLFTKGVKEAGCMAHARRKLFELHANHSSLIAAEGLKFFDLLYDVERDIKSLPAAIRLQIRQEKSRPIADLLHQWLLLQASKVPSGSATAKAINYSIKRWEALTLYLDDGQVPIDNNWCENQIRPAAVGRGNWLFAGSLRAGQRAAAVMSLIQSAKLNGHDPYAYLKDVLTRLPTQRASQIGELLPHNWAPQTT from the coding sequence ATGGTTTTTACGCCCGATTCACTGCAACAAATGAGCGCGTACGATGTGTGCAATCTGGTCAGTGGACTGATGGAAAAGGTCAGCACGCAGAGCAAAGAGCTGCTGTACCGTCAGAGCAAGATCGACCAGCTCACGCACGAGATGGCGACCTTGAAGCGACTGCAGTTTGGTCGTAGCCGCGAACAACTCGATGCCACGCAGACCAGTCTGCTCGATGAAGCCTGCGATGAAGACCTGGCGGCAATTGAGCAAGAACTCAAAAACCTCACGCCGACGCCCAAGCCCGATAAAGACCACCGTAGCAAGCCCAAACGTGCAGCGCTGCCGGATCACCTGCCCCGTGTAGAAATCCACCACGAACCAGACTCCACCACCTGCACTTGTGGCTGCCAGCTCAAGCGCATTGGCCAGGACGTCGCGCAAAAGCTGGACTACACGCCCGGCGTATTCACTGTTGAGCTGCATGTTCGCGGCAAATGGGCGTGTGGCCAGTGTGAAACACTGATTCAGGCGCCGGTACCGGCCCAAGTCATTGACAAAGGCATTCCAACCGCTGGCCTGTTGGCACAGGTGCTGGTGGCCAAATATGCGGATCACTTGCCGCTGTACCGGCAAGAGAAAATCTTTGGCCGCGCCGGCTTGGAGATTGCATGTTCCACGCTGGGAGCCTGGGTGGGCATGTGCGGCGTGCAATTGCAGCCGCTGGTGGATGCGTTGAAAGAGACGGTACTGAGTCACGCTGTGGTGCATGCCGATGAGACTCCGATCCCGATGCTCAAGCCCGGCAATAAGAAGACCCACAAGGCCTACTTGTGGGCATACGCTCCTGGTGCCTTTGAGCAGATACACGCCGTCGTCTACGACTTCTGCGAGACCCGCGCCGGCCAGAATGCCAGAACGTTTCTGGGGAAGTCTGATGACGATGACCGTGGCTGGCGTGGCTCTCTGGTTTGCGACGATTACGGGGGTTATAAATCGCTGTTCACCAAAGGCGTCAAAGAAGCCGGATGCATGGCGCATGCACGCCGAAAGCTGTTTGAACTGCACGCCAATCACAGCAGTCTGATTGCCGCAGAGGGACTGAAATTCTTCGACCTACTGTATGACGTCGAACGTGACATCAAGTCATTACCAGCGGCCATTCGTCTGCAAATCCGGCAGGAAAAATCCAGGCCCATTGCCGACCTACTGCACCAGTGGCTACTGTTGCAGGCCAGCAAGGTGCCCAGTGGATCGGCCACCGCAAAAGCGATTAACTACAGCATCAAACGTTGGGAGGCGTTGACGCTGTATCTGGACGATGGGCAAGTACCCATAGATAACAATTGGTGCGAAAACCAAATTCGCCCGGCAGCTGTCGGCAGGGGCAACTGGTTATTCGCGGGTTCCCTGCGTGCTGGTCAACGTGCGGCGGCGGTGATGAGTTTGATTCAGAGTGCCAAGCTCAATGGGCACGATCCGTACGCCTATCTGAAAGACGTACTCACACGCTTGCCCACGCAGCGGGCCAGTCAGATCGGGGAATTGCTGCCTCACAACTGGGCACCGCAGACCACGTAA
- a CDS encoding DEAD/DEAH box helicase family protein has translation MSAKTDDQLALAAGLTAKTQQLCLGLESGAADILDLVTPTTAELLLWWFGEDMVLARQGLNFHAGQKQAILNAIVAHEVLGQEREHWTLLDLYQACAPDALLTGNRMSEVASSKHAHPKYCFKMATGTGKTWVMQALMVWQLLNKTATLAEGINDARFTRQFMVVAPGLIVYERLLDAFCGKLVAGGTGRDFSTSDVFKFADLFVPEAYRDAVFAFVRGNVCSKAEIGLKATGNGMIAITNWHLLVEGDVLDDEVEDVEALGAPLDPHLVVGAVLPLTPGRATGNSLDVLDRRYARGNVLDFLAGLPELMVFNDEAHHIHEFKKEGETTEVEWQKSLSRIAATKGRRFVQVDFSATPYNDVGSGKNKRKLYFPHIVVDFDLKSAMRAGLVKSLVLDRRKEIGALPLEFKAERDESGNPALSEGQRVMLRAGLKKLRKLEADFAKIDPLRHPKMLVVCEDTTVSPLVAAFLQDQEGLNDDEVMTIDSGKKAELGEKDWAPVRERLFSVDSHSTPRVIVSVLMLREGFDVNNICVIVPLRSSQAQILLEQTIGRGLRLMWRDDEYTDLKRENRERINAGQEPGNLMDVLSIVEHPAFQSFYDDLLNEGLAGTTGDDTDDTSSTGDVIASELREGFEAFDFGIPFILQEADELHAHDGLDVSTLPTFTTMSVEQLTGMLGKGDTFISQDLQSATLFGDYRVDGAVMNVGGYNEYLSRLTRRISQALSEPMPKGNKIATHLAKPYLQVNTAELTGWLDDYIWSHLFGATFNPLDGENWRVLLLQPVVDHITKVFAV, from the coding sequence ATGAGCGCCAAAACTGATGACCAACTGGCACTTGCCGCAGGCCTGACCGCCAAGACTCAGCAACTGTGCCTGGGGCTAGAGTCCGGCGCAGCGGATATTCTGGATTTGGTGACACCCACTACCGCGGAGCTGTTGCTGTGGTGGTTTGGCGAAGACATGGTGTTGGCCCGGCAGGGGCTGAACTTCCATGCCGGGCAGAAACAGGCCATTTTGAATGCCATCGTAGCGCACGAGGTGCTAGGTCAAGAGCGCGAGCACTGGACGCTGTTGGACTTGTACCAAGCTTGTGCGCCCGATGCGCTGTTGACTGGCAACCGCATGAGCGAGGTTGCCTCTAGTAAACACGCGCACCCTAAATACTGCTTCAAGATGGCCACAGGCACCGGCAAGACCTGGGTGATGCAGGCGCTGATGGTGTGGCAGTTGCTGAACAAGACAGCGACCTTGGCTGAGGGTATCAACGATGCGCGTTTTACCCGGCAGTTCATGGTGGTAGCGCCGGGGCTGATTGTGTACGAGCGGCTGCTAGACGCGTTTTGCGGCAAGCTGGTGGCGGGTGGTACGGGGCGAGATTTCAGCACCTCAGACGTTTTCAAGTTTGCCGACCTCTTTGTGCCCGAGGCCTACCGTGATGCCGTGTTTGCCTTTGTGCGCGGCAATGTGTGTAGCAAGGCCGAGATTGGTCTTAAAGCCACCGGCAACGGCATGATTGCCATCACCAACTGGCATCTGTTGGTCGAGGGTGATGTGCTGGATGACGAAGTTGAAGACGTAGAGGCCTTGGGCGCACCGCTGGACCCGCACTTGGTGGTGGGGGCCGTGTTACCACTCACGCCGGGTCGCGCCACAGGCAACAGCTTGGACGTGCTTGACCGACGCTACGCACGCGGCAATGTGCTGGATTTTCTGGCAGGTCTGCCCGAGTTGATGGTGTTCAATGACGAGGCGCACCACATCCACGAGTTCAAGAAAGAAGGCGAAACCACTGAGGTTGAATGGCAAAAAAGCCTGAGTCGCATTGCTGCCACCAAAGGGCGGCGCTTTGTTCAGGTGGACTTTTCAGCCACGCCCTACAACGACGTGGGCAGCGGTAAGAACAAACGTAAGCTGTACTTCCCACACATCGTGGTGGACTTCGATTTGAAGAGCGCCATGCGCGCGGGGCTGGTGAAGTCGCTGGTGTTGGACCGGCGCAAGGAGATTGGCGCGCTGCCCCTGGAGTTCAAGGCTGAGCGGGACGAGTCCGGCAACCCGGCCTTGAGCGAAGGTCAGCGCGTGATGTTGCGTGCAGGCCTCAAAAAGCTGCGCAAGCTGGAGGCTGACTTTGCCAAGATCGATCCCCTCCGCCATCCAAAGATGCTGGTGGTGTGCGAAGACACTACGGTGTCGCCCTTGGTGGCGGCTTTTTTGCAAGATCAAGAAGGTCTGAACGACGATGAGGTGATGACCATCGACTCCGGCAAAAAGGCAGAGCTGGGCGAGAAGGACTGGGCCCCTGTGCGGGAGCGCTTGTTCAGTGTTGACAGTCATTCCACACCGCGCGTGATCGTCAGCGTACTGATGCTGCGCGAGGGCTTCGATGTGAACAACATCTGCGTCATCGTGCCTTTGCGCTCCAGTCAGGCGCAGATTCTGCTGGAGCAAACTATCGGTCGCGGTTTGCGCCTGATGTGGCGCGACGACGAATACACCGACCTCAAGCGTGAGAATCGTGAGCGCATCAATGCGGGGCAGGAGCCGGGTAATTTGATGGATGTGCTGTCTATCGTGGAGCACCCAGCGTTTCAGTCCTTCTATGACGACCTCTTGAACGAAGGTCTGGCGGGCACTACGGGCGACGATACGGACGACACATCCAGCACCGGCGATGTGATTGCGTCGGAGCTGCGCGAGGGTTTTGAGGCGTTTGACTTTGGCATCCCGTTCATCTTGCAAGAGGCAGATGAACTGCATGCCCATGATGGATTGGATGTCTCGACACTGCCGACTTTCACCACCATGAGTGTTGAGCAGCTGACCGGCATGCTGGGCAAGGGCGACACCTTCATTTCGCAAGACTTGCAAAGCGCCACGCTGTTTGGCGACTACCGGGTGGATGGTGCGGTGATGAATGTCGGGGGCTACAACGAATACCTGTCGCGCCTGACTCGGCGTATCAGTCAGGCACTGAGCGAACCCATGCCCAAGGGCAACAAGATCGCCACCCACCTTGCTAAGCCCTATTTGCAAGTGAACACGGCAGAGCTAACCGGCTGGCTGGACGACTACATCTGGAGCCATCTGTTCGGTGCCACCTTCAACCCGCTGGACGGGGAGAACTGGCGGGTCTTGTTACTTCAGCCAGTTGTGGATCACATCACCAAAGTGTTTGCTGTGTAA
- a CDS encoding site-specific DNA-methyltransferase, whose product MRRIRAAQSHAMPKSLLEQLPEIVAQGRKEAEKILESIESRHRVSLQTREVVLPAKDSSATDWITAQTRADRREVFAPGQGSLLESAQPLLGAAQAEAPWANRLIYGDNLLAMAALLAGDDTTPSLRGKVDLIYIDPPFDSKADYRTKVTLPGLELEQKPTVIEQFAYSDTWSDGTASYLAMITPRLILMRELLADTGSIYVHLDWHVGHYVKLVLDDVFGKDNFANEIVWQRSSAHNDSKRATSYGTVHDVLFWVRKSSKYIWNTQFSAYSDEYVDKAYNKQDAAGRRFKTSDLTANNPGYHYAWNGVFPSSGRYWAYSFDRMCELDAQEKIYHSSSGMPYLKNFEEDMNGVLLQDIWTDISIAPAKERVGYATQKPEKLLERILLGHTRPNSIVADFNGGSGTTAAAAEKLGRRWITTDLGKPACMIMRKRLIDLEAKPFLYQAIGDYQVEAAKATLGRDFRIGDLSHIVLSLYGALPLPADVNPQRNLGQIAGVELGGKRGSKTLVLADSPNKLTGMATLKKAIAQRDNLLGGWDRVVVLGWNFEPSIGETITALNDSRLEVLVIPPDLMDRLKKKGGIDKLRGQVRFSSLQYLTIHPITRKLDGDNETLTVQLKNYVLLSPEAINLDDTNRLKLQQIANAEPLALIEYWAVDPDYDGKVFRSVWQDYRGNTANDADSLRVVTTATVSTKAKVGTRKVCVRVVDVFGFEAEVVTTVGAA is encoded by the coding sequence ATGCGGCGCATACGCGCTGCCCAGTCGCACGCCATGCCCAAATCCCTGCTTGAACAACTCCCCGAAATCGTGGCTCAAGGCCGCAAAGAAGCCGAAAAAATCCTGGAGAGCATCGAAAGCCGCCACCGCGTCAGCCTGCAAACCCGCGAGGTGGTGCTGCCTGCCAAAGACAGCTCCGCGACCGACTGGATCACCGCACAGACCCGTGCCGACCGGCGCGAAGTCTTTGCGCCGGGGCAAGGCAGCTTGCTGGAGAGTGCGCAACCACTGCTGGGTGCAGCGCAAGCAGAGGCACCCTGGGCGAACCGCCTGATTTACGGCGACAACCTGCTCGCTATGGCTGCACTGTTGGCGGGGGACGACACCACGCCCAGCCTGCGAGGCAAGGTGGATTTGATCTACATCGACCCGCCGTTTGACAGTAAAGCCGACTACCGCACCAAGGTCACGCTACCGGGCTTGGAATTGGAGCAAAAGCCCACGGTGATTGAGCAGTTCGCGTATTCCGATACGTGGAGCGACGGCACGGCTTCGTACCTGGCAATGATCACGCCGCGTTTGATATTGATGCGGGAGTTGCTGGCGGATACCGGCTCCATCTATGTGCATCTGGATTGGCACGTGGGGCATTACGTAAAGCTGGTGCTGGATGACGTGTTTGGGAAGGACAACTTCGCAAATGAAATCGTTTGGCAAAGATCAAGTGCGCACAACGATTCAAAGAGGGCTACCTCTTACGGGACTGTTCATGACGTCCTGTTTTGGGTAAGGAAGTCTTCAAAGTACATTTGGAATACACAGTTTTCTGCCTATTCGGACGAATACGTAGACAAGGCTTACAACAAGCAAGATGCAGCCGGGCGCCGATTCAAAACAAGTGATCTGACCGCAAACAACCCTGGTTACCACTACGCTTGGAATGGCGTTTTCCCTTCGAGCGGGCGCTACTGGGCATATTCATTTGATCGGATGTGCGAGCTGGACGCACAGGAAAAGATTTATCACTCAAGCAGCGGAATGCCTTACCTCAAGAATTTCGAGGAGGACATGAACGGGGTATTGCTCCAGGACATATGGACAGACATTTCCATTGCTCCTGCAAAAGAACGCGTGGGGTATGCAACACAAAAGCCAGAAAAACTTTTAGAACGCATCTTGTTGGGCCACACACGCCCTAACTCCATCGTCGCTGACTTCAACGGTGGCTCCGGCACCACTGCCGCCGCCGCCGAAAAACTAGGCCGCCGCTGGATCACCACCGATCTGGGCAAACCCGCCTGCATGATCATGCGCAAGCGCCTGATCGACCTAGAAGCCAAGCCCTTTTTGTATCAAGCGATTGGCGACTACCAAGTAGAAGCCGCCAAGGCCACATTGGGCCGTGACTTCCGCATTGGCGACCTGTCGCATATCGTGCTCTCACTCTACGGCGCGCTGCCCCTGCCTGCGGATGTGAACCCGCAGCGCAACCTAGGCCAGATTGCGGGTGTGGAACTGGGCGGCAAGCGCGGCAGCAAGACATTGGTGCTGGCGGACTCGCCCAACAAGCTCACCGGCATGGCGACTCTCAAAAAAGCCATCGCCCAGCGGGACAACCTGCTGGGCGGCTGGGACCGCGTGGTGGTGCTGGGCTGGAACTTTGAGCCCAGTATTGGTGAAACTATTACTGCGCTCAACGACTCGCGCCTGGAAGTGCTGGTGATTCCTCCCGATCTGATGGACCGGCTCAAGAAGAAGGGGGGCATCGACAAGCTGCGCGGGCAGGTGCGCTTCTCCAGCCTGCAGTACCTCACCATCCACCCCATTACGCGCAAGCTTGACGGCGATAACGAGACCCTGACCGTGCAGCTTAAAAACTACGTGCTGCTCTCGCCAGAAGCTATCAATCTGGACGATACCAACCGCCTCAAGCTGCAGCAGATTGCCAATGCCGAGCCGCTTGCCCTGATCGAGTACTGGGCGGTGGACCCGGACTACGACGGCAAGGTGTTCCGCTCCGTGTGGCAAGACTACCGGGGCAATACGGCAAACGATGCCGACTCGTTGCGCGTGGTGACTACCGCAACCGTGAGCACCAAAGCCAAGGTAGGCACGCGTAAGGTGTGCGTTCGGGTGGTGGATGTGTTCGGCTTTGAAGCCGAGGTGGTGACCACGGTAGGTGCCGCATGA
- a CDS encoding helix-turn-helix domain-containing protein translates to MDQKLEFAERLQAAMRAAGLEPRPAVLLNVFNTNYWGRSVTFQAVSRWLRGEAIPGQDKLITLAEVLKIEPEVLRFGEAVRHSVQAQRQRWDEGVGYLERETFDTFMKLPAPQRKLAREVIQALAKAYPADSAHDDTSTEPRA, encoded by the coding sequence ATGGACCAAAAGCTGGAATTCGCAGAACGATTGCAAGCCGCCATGCGCGCTGCCGGGTTAGAGCCGCGTCCGGCGGTGTTGCTCAATGTCTTCAACACCAATTACTGGGGGCGCTCAGTGACGTTTCAGGCCGTTTCTCGCTGGCTACGCGGTGAAGCCATACCGGGTCAAGACAAGCTGATTACGCTGGCAGAGGTCTTAAAGATCGAACCAGAAGTACTGCGCTTCGGCGAAGCGGTACGCCATTCAGTGCAGGCGCAGCGGCAGCGTTGGGACGAGGGGGTGGGTTATCTGGAGCGGGAAACGTTTGACACGTTCATGAAGCTGCCCGCTCCGCAGCGCAAGCTGGCGCGCGAAGTGATCCAAGCGTTGGCCAAGGCTTACCCCGCCGATAGCGCCCACGACGACACTTCCACAGAGCCACGCGCCTAA
- a CDS encoding Y-family DNA polymerase, which yields MHWIALRPSPDAAATPTEPALVDTATALAWWALRFTPLVARVGDVLVLEVSASERLFGGRTALLRQLLEPNKPVALAEYAQGATSLIALAALQVHACRVGQAAPVRAVLPDALPVHTLAAAHAHLPTLARLGVRTWGQLRALPRGGVVRRFGAEVVDALDRAYGQRPEVYPWLTLPDVFDAPLELAASVDSAPALLFGARRLLAQLLVWLRARQAGVLALELLWELDARRANTRHVDAHHQGGQQGRLELRTAEATQDMSHLQRILGEQLARVTLPAPVLYLRLRSLQTQPLGGESHSLLPEDVRKGDSLHQTLERLAARLGAHSVQCATPQADHRPERMQRWQPWRADTTRKENQSAMKSGAARAHSMSARGLKDSESERDVLPAADLYPTWLLPVPQRLVVRQSIPHYHGALTLLAGPQRLETGWLEGEPALRDYYMARSPQAGLVWVYRERLAAHTEAASGPSDPDALAWFLHGLFA from the coding sequence ATGCACTGGATCGCGCTGCGGCCGTCGCCTGATGCAGCGGCCACTCCGACCGAGCCTGCGCTGGTGGATACCGCCACCGCGCTGGCATGGTGGGCGTTGCGCTTTACACCGCTGGTGGCCCGCGTGGGCGATGTACTGGTGCTGGAGGTGTCGGCCAGCGAGCGCCTGTTCGGCGGGCGCACAGCGTTGCTGCGGCAACTTTTAGAGCCAAATAAGCCTGTAGCGCTCGCGGAATATGCGCAAGGTGCTACATCTTTAATAGCGCTGGCGGCGCTGCAGGTGCACGCCTGTAGGGTGGGGCAGGCCGCGCCGGTGCGTGCGGTGCTGCCCGATGCCCTGCCGGTCCACACCCTAGCCGCGGCCCACGCGCACCTGCCCACGCTGGCCCGCCTGGGCGTGCGCACCTGGGGGCAGCTGCGGGCTCTGCCGCGTGGCGGTGTGGTGCGGCGCTTTGGCGCCGAGGTGGTGGACGCACTGGACCGCGCCTACGGCCAGCGCCCTGAGGTCTACCCCTGGCTCACGCTGCCCGATGTGTTTGATGCCCCGCTGGAGCTGGCGGCCAGTGTGGATTCGGCGCCGGCCTTGCTGTTCGGCGCGCGCCGCCTGCTGGCGCAACTGCTGGTGTGGCTGCGCGCCCGCCAGGCCGGTGTGCTGGCGCTGGAGCTGCTGTGGGAGCTGGATGCGCGCCGCGCCAACACCCGCCATGTGGACGCCCACCATCAAGGCGGCCAGCAAGGCCGCCTGGAACTGCGCACCGCCGAGGCCACGCAGGACATGAGCCACCTGCAGCGCATTCTGGGTGAGCAGCTGGCCCGCGTGACGTTGCCCGCGCCGGTGTTGTACCTGCGCCTGCGCAGCCTGCAGACCCAGCCGCTGGGCGGCGAGAGCCACAGCCTGCTGCCCGAAGACGTGCGCAAAGGCGACAGCCTGCATCAGACTCTGGAGCGCTTGGCCGCCCGGCTGGGCGCGCACAGCGTGCAGTGCGCCACCCCGCAGGCCGACCACCGGCCCGAACGCATGCAGCGCTGGCAGCCGTGGCGGGCAGATACGACACGCAAAGAAAACCAATCTGCTATGAAATCAGGAGCTGCTCGCGCACATTCCATGAGCGCCAGAGGCCTAAAAGACTCTGAATCAGAGCGTGATGTGTTGCCCGCGGCCGACCTGTATCCCACCTGGCTGCTGCCGGTGCCGCAGCGTTTGGTGGTGCGCCAAAGCATTCCCCACTACCACGGCGCACTCACGCTACTGGCCGGCCCGCAGCGTCTGGAGACCGGCTGGCTCGAAGGCGAGCCCGCTTTGCGCGACTACTACATGGCCCGCAGCCCGCAGGCAGGGTTGGTGTGGGTGTACCGCGAGCGGCTGGCGGCGCACACCGAGGCTGCCTCGGGGCCTTCAGACCCGGACGCACTAGCGTGGTTTCTGCACGGCCTGTTTGCCTGA
- the imuA gene encoding translesion DNA synthesis-associated protein ImuA, with protein MTSAARHSHLADTALATGVPDPQDIHAGVWHAHTLATPTEAVQATGDALLDAHLPGGGWPVGALVELLQPAGAHSEWRLLLPALAACGRGPVVMVGPPQLPFAPALSRLGLRSGRLLSVLASAAVGERARVKDEASGRLWATEQVLRCAEVDAVLAWLPQARGDQLRRLHLAAAEHHKLLFVMRPDRARSDASPAVLRLLVQPMARARHARQGPLHGRWLDGLEVDILKRRGPPLAEPLHLQARSQQLGLLLAASRALTQGMEQERASAWGMLSDTPLDAQATRAAFQQQALGGAQSQALPWPPLPPAQGELAVAAHGAADALGPMDEEAGHALDRAAAVA; from the coding sequence ATGACTAGCGCTGCGCGCCATTCCCATCTTGCTGACACGGCCTTGGCCACCGGTGTGCCGGACCCGCAGGACATCCACGCCGGTGTCTGGCACGCGCACACGCTGGCCACGCCCACAGAGGCGGTGCAGGCCACGGGCGATGCGCTCTTGGACGCACATTTGCCCGGCGGCGGCTGGCCGGTGGGCGCTTTGGTGGAGCTGTTGCAGCCTGCCGGCGCGCACAGCGAGTGGCGCCTGCTGCTGCCAGCGCTGGCAGCGTGCGGGCGCGGCCCGGTGGTGATGGTGGGGCCGCCGCAGCTGCCGTTTGCGCCGGCGCTCTCCCGGTTGGGCTTGCGCTCGGGGCGGCTGCTGTCGGTGCTGGCGTCTGCCGCTGTAGGAGAGCGCGCGCGCGTCAAAGATGAAGCGAGCGGACGTCTCTGGGCCACCGAGCAGGTGCTGCGCTGCGCCGAGGTGGATGCTGTGTTGGCCTGGCTGCCGCAGGCCCGGGGCGACCAGCTCCGCCGCTTGCACTTGGCGGCCGCCGAGCACCACAAGCTGCTGTTTGTGATGCGGCCAGACCGTGCGCGCAGCGACGCGTCGCCCGCCGTGCTGCGCCTCTTGGTGCAGCCGATGGCCCGCGCCCGGCACGCGCGGCAAGGCCCATTGCACGGGCGGTGGCTCGACGGGTTGGAGGTCGACATCCTCAAGCGGCGCGGCCCGCCCTTGGCCGAGCCTTTGCACTTGCAGGCCCGCAGCCAGCAATTGGGCCTACTGTTGGCCGCCAGTCGTGCCTTGACACAGGGCATGGAGCAAGAGCGCGCTTCAGCGTGGGGCATGTTGTCTGACACGCCGCTGGATGCACAGGCCACGCGCGCCGCTTTTCAGCAGCAGGCGCTGGGGGGCGCGCAGAGCCAAGCACTGCCGTGGCCACCGCTACCGCCCGCGCAAGGCGAGCTGGCCGTGGCGGCGCACGGAGCGGCCGATGCGCTTGGGCCTATGGATGAGGAGGCAGGCCATGCACTGGATCGCGCTGCGGCCGTCGCCTGA